ACCATAAAGTTCAGAATGCAAGTGTTACATAGAAACTATATGGTGTCGCgttacataatacacaaaaacagtCGCCACATGCGAGGCGTACAAAATGACACCATGCAGACACATCTCACGAAAACAGCCCCTGAAGTGGTCCCTATGCTTGCCCTCGGAAACCACAGGTGGCGGCAGCTATTTCTGGTGTTCAGCTCGAGACTCCGTCCCCGCGTGAACGAGGCAAGCGTGACTGCGTCAGCATTCGCGTGAGCGGTTCCTTTCCTGTGAGTTACCGTCACGCTGTATCGCTGCAGGACCAACGCCCATCGAGCTTGCTTTGCgccggctggctggctggctggaggTGAGATAGGCAAGGGGGTTGTGGTCGGACACGACATGCACGCGTGCTCCGTATACCCACGTGTCAAACCGACGGAGCGCCCAGATGACAGCAAAGGCCTCCCGCTCGATGGTTGCCCATCTCATCTGCGTTTCGTTGAACCGGTGGCTCGCAAACGATATGGGCAGCTCCCTGCCCGAGTCACTCATTTGCGCCAAGCAGGCTCCCGCTGCAAACGCCGACGCATCCGCGAAAAGCCAATACGGCTTCTCAGAGTCGGGAGTCGAAAGCATCGTCGCCGTGCAAAGTGCCGCCTTTAGTTTACTGGAAGCCTCGTCTGCCTCTTGATTCCAGGGAATACAATTCGGCGCTTTCTTTCCCGTTAGCGCGGTGAGGGGCCTAGCGATTTCCGCGTAGCTTTCGACGTAGTCTCTATAGTAACCGCAGAGCCCTAGTGCACTCCTCATGTCGCGTTTTGTGCGAGGTATCGCTAACTCACTGATGGCTGCAACCTTTTCGGGGTCAGGTCCATGCTGTCCCGATCCCACGACGTGCCCCAGGTATCTGATGTGCTTTGAATGCCGCCTTGCGCAGAGCGCTGAGCACCGTTCGAAGGTGATCAAGGTGTTCCTCCCATGTTCTGGAGAAAACTGCTATATCGTCCAAGTACGCGCAAGCATACTCTTGGTGTACTCTCAGCAGAtcgttcatggctctttgaaaTGTCGTGGCGGCGTTTTTCAATCCAAACGGCGTGACGCGCCATGCGAACTGTCCGATATGGGTAACAAAGGCTGTTTTCTCCTGGCTTTCTTCGGCTAGTGGGATCTGCCAATACCCTCGTTTGAGGTCTATTAGGGCAATGAATTCCGCACCACCTACGCGAAAGATTAGTTCCTGTTGACGTGCCATAGGGAAAGCGTCGTCTACGGTTGCCGCGTTTAAGGTCCTGTAGTAGACACAAAGCCTGAGTGAGCCATCCTTCTTAGTGACGCACACGACGGGGTGGGCGAACGCACTCGATGCTGGGTATATTAGCCGTAAATCTAGGAGCTCATCTACCTGTCTAGCTACCTCCTTCTTAAGGAGCTCTGGCACGCGATACGCATACCACTTTTTCGGGCTGTAGCCCTCCCTGCGTTGTATCTTATGTTCTCCGATGCGCGCCCGTCCTGGCAGCCCCTGAAACACATCCTCGTATGAATCAAACAGCTCGCGTATCTGCAGATCTCTGGCTGCAGTCAAATGCTGCGTCGCGCTGGCGGGCAGACCGCCACTGAGCTGCTCTACAGGCCGCGTGAGTGGTGTGATAGGGACTCGGTCTGTTGCTCGGCGGTCGGACCTCATTTGGCACCCATGACAGGTCCGACAAGGCTCGTCGATATCCTCATTGACTCCTGGCCAGCTGAAGCTCATCTTAATTCTGTTTGCCGTTTTCCTCTTCCCGAGGTGCCCTCCCCTCGGGGACTCATGCGCCAGAATCATTACTTCCCTTCTCCTTTCCCTCGGCAGCACTAGCTGCTCGTAGAGTATGCCGGCAATTTTGTCTTTGTGATAGAGCAGCCCGTCCCGCACGAACATCCCGTGACTGTCCGCTGTGCCCTGTCGCCAGGCATCGGCCAGGCTCTCGTCCGACCGCTGTGCATCGCGGAATACCTCATTCTCTTGCGCTCTTGTTTCCTCGGGACACATCTCGCTCGCGGCCACGAGTACCTCCTCCGTTGTCTGGTCTGCCTCGGCGTTTGCCGGTGACTGAGGTTCCTCCTCCCCCCAGCTATCTGCGGCCCGTGCGTCGGCCACCTCCATTCTCTGGCCGGGGATCTCGTAAGAGTTGCTGCGCGCCTGTTCTAGTATGTGCCAAGCCTCGGCGGAGAGCAAGCAGTCAGCTTCTTTGGACGCCGGCTCCTTCGTCACGGCGCATAGCAGTGATGCGCTCTCTCTAACATGCCAATCCCGGCCTGCGGCTATGCTGAGTGGCACCCGAATTAGTCTCGCTACCACTCTAGCACTAAACGCGGCAACAAGCGTGATGTTTCCTACCCCCTCCATCAGGTTACTGGGTATAGCGCCCTCTTTAATCACCGTTATTTCTGCGCCGGTGCCAATTAGCGCCCTGAGAACCGCCTCGCCGCATCTCAAGTCGACGTACTCCAGAGAGGCCAGTCCTTTCGTATTCATGGGCTCCGCACTGGACTGAATGcccacggtagccctctgcccgGGTGTAGCTATACCTACGTCTCCGTAGCTGTCCGCGGCGCTATCTTTGCCTTCAGCTACCCTGTTTACACTTCTCTTCTGCGTGTTCCCATTTCCCTGGTTTTTAGGGCACGACCGGGCAAAATATGCGCCATTGGAAATAAAGCATGCCGAGGGCCTCGAAGCATGCGTCTTTTCCCGCGAAGCTGGGACCGACTTTTGAAAAGGTGCTGGTTGGTGGGCCACAAAGGGGCTTTTGGCCGCCAATATTTGTTTCTTTCCCGAGCCTTTACCCTCACAGTCCTTGAACGCCTCCACTAGCTTCGCTATTTCGTGAGGCTTCACCCAGCTGTCTCCTTCCTCTCGCTTGACATATTTGTGTGCCTCGGTGCTCAACGCCTGCTTCATCTGATCTGCCACGTTCAGGGAAACTAGGTCCTCGAGCGTCTTAATTCCCCGCGCCGACATGTAAAAAGCATGGTAGCTCTCAATGCGCGACGCGAAGTGTTGCCAGGTCTCGTTTCGCCCTGGCAGGGCACTACGGAACTGCCTGAGGTAGTCGCCCGGGAACAGTCGGAGCTCGGACAGAATGGTCTGTTTTACCCGATCGTAGCTGTCGAGCTCTTCGGTAGAGAGTTTTGAGAAAAGGTGCGGGATTCTTACGCTTACTAAAGGCAAAAGTAAATGGCTCTTAACCTCGTCCGGCACCTTATAGGAGCGAAAAATGCCCTCGACTCCCTCAAGCCATACCGGCACTTCTGGATCCGTCGGAATGGGAGTCAGCAAGCTCTTTAGACGTTTAGCGAAATACGCTAATGTTTCTTCGCGCGTCTGCCGCCCACCCGCCTGCGAGCCCTGTCGTGAACCGGTTTGAAACTCCAACTGCCGGGTTCTTTCTCGCTCGATAAGTAGCGTGGTTTTCCTCAACTCCAGCTCCACCTCCAGCCGTCGCATGGCCGCATTTGAATCTGCAGCATCACCTGCCCCCTTTGCTGCTCCCGTCGCACTTTCTGTTCCCAGCACTTGATCCATACTCGAATATGTGCTGTGGCTCTCAGTCTCGTCTGTACTCAGTTTTGCCACAACTGCACCGCTACGCAGTATCATGCAAAAGGCCCGTGACTCGCCTTGACGCCTTAATTCCGCGTCAGTGGATTCCGAGGACCAGTAGAAGAACCACTCACCTTACTACAGGAGTAGCATGCCCTGTAGTCCCCGACACCCGCGTCTGATGCGCTTGCATTTCGCTCTCAGGCCGAT
This region of Amblyomma americanum isolate KBUSLIRL-KWMA chromosome 5, ASM5285725v1, whole genome shotgun sequence genomic DNA includes:
- the LOC144132288 gene encoding uncharacterized protein LOC144132288, with translation MILRSGAVVAKLSTDETESHSTYSSMDQVLGTESATGAAKGAGDAADSNAAMRRLEVELELRKTTLLIERERTRQLEFQTGSRQGSQAGGRQTREETLAYFAKRLKSLLTPIPTDPEVPVWLEGVEGIFRSYKVPDEVKSHLLLPLVSVRIPHLFSKLSTEELDSYDRVKQTILSELRLFPGDYLRQFRSALPGRNETWQHFASRIESYHAFYMSARGIKTLEDLVSLNVADQMKQALSTEAHKYVKREEGDSWVKPHEIAKLVEAFKDCEGKGSGKKQILAAKSPFVAHQPAPFQKSVPASREKTHASRPSACFISNGAYFARSCPKNQGNGNTQKRSVNRVAEGKDSAADSYGDVGIATPGQRATVGIQSSAEPMNTKGLASLEYVDLRCGEAVLRALIGTGAEITVIKEGAIPSNLMEGVGNITLVAAFSARVVARLIRVPLSIAAGRDWHVRESASLLCAVTKEPASKEADCLLSAEAWHILEQARSNSYEIPGQRMEVADARAADSWGEEEPQSPANAEADQTTEEVLVAASEMCPEETRAQENEVFRDAQRSDESLADAWRQGTADSHGMFVRDGLLYHKDKIAGILYEQLVLPRERRREVMILAHESPRGGHLGKRKTANRIKMSFSWPGVNEDIDEPCRTCHGCQMRSDRRATDRVPITPLTRPVEQLSGGLPASATQHLTAARDLQIRELFDSYEDVFQGLPGRARIGEHKIQRREGYSPKKWYAYRVPELLKKEVARQVDELLDLRLIYPASSAFAHPVVCVTKKDGSLRLCVYYRTLNAATVDDAFPMARQQELIFRVGGAEFIALIDLKRGYWQIPLAEESQEKTAFVTHIGQFAWRVTPFGLKNAATTFQRAMNDLLRVHQEYACAYLDDIAVFSRTWEEHLDHLRTVLSALRKAAFKAHQIPGARRGIGTAWT